Proteins encoded together in one Thermococcus gammatolerans EJ3 window:
- a CDS encoding M42 family metallopeptidase, producing the protein MVDFELLKKIIEAPGVSGYEFLGVRDVVIEAFKPYVDEIRVDKLGNVIAHKEGKGPKVMLAGHMDQIGLMVTHIEKNGFLRVAPVGGVDPRTLIAQRFKVWIGPNEFIYGVGGSVPPHIQKPEQRNKAPTWDQIFIDIGAESKEEAEEMGVKIGTVITWDGRLERLGKHRLVSIAHDDRIAVYTLVEAARQLSETDADVYFVATVQEEVGLRGARVSAFGIDPDYGFALDVTIAADVPGTPEHKQITQLGKGVAIKIMDRSVICHPTIVRWMEELAKKHEIPYQWDILTGGGTDAGAIHLTKSGVPTGGISIPARYIHSNTEVVDERDVDAAVKLTVKVLEEIPELKL; encoded by the coding sequence ATGGTGGACTTCGAACTGCTGAAGAAGATTATTGAAGCCCCTGGAGTTTCCGGCTACGAGTTCCTCGGCGTTAGAGACGTTGTAATCGAGGCCTTCAAGCCCTACGTTGACGAGATTAGGGTCGACAAGCTCGGAAACGTCATAGCGCACAAGGAAGGAAAGGGCCCGAAGGTCATGCTCGCGGGGCACATGGACCAGATTGGACTCATGGTGACCCACATCGAGAAGAACGGCTTCCTCCGCGTTGCGCCCGTTGGAGGTGTTGACCCGAGAACTCTCATCGCCCAGAGGTTTAAAGTCTGGATTGGCCCGAACGAGTTCATCTACGGCGTCGGTGGAAGCGTTCCACCGCACATTCAGAAACCGGAGCAGAGGAACAAGGCCCCAACCTGGGACCAGATTTTCATAGACATAGGCGCCGAGAGCAAGGAAGAGGCCGAGGAGATGGGTGTAAAGATAGGCACCGTTATCACCTGGGACGGTCGCTTAGAGAGGCTCGGAAAGCACAGGCTCGTCAGCATCGCCCACGACGACAGGATAGCCGTTTACACCCTCGTCGAGGCGGCCAGGCAGTTAAGCGAGACCGACGCAGACGTTTACTTCGTCGCGACCGTTCAGGAGGAGGTCGGCCTTAGGGGCGCGAGGGTTTCGGCGTTCGGCATTGACCCGGATTATGGCTTCGCCCTCGACGTCACCATAGCGGCCGACGTTCCGGGAACTCCGGAGCACAAGCAGATAACCCAGCTCGGAAAGGGCGTCGCGATTAAGATAATGGACCGCTCCGTCATCTGCCACCCGACGATCGTCAGGTGGATGGAGGAGCTGGCTAAGAAGCATGAGATACCCTACCAGTGGGACATCTTAACGGGCGGAGGAACCGATGCTGGAGCCATACACCTGACCAAGAGCGGCGTCCCAACGGGCGGAATAAGCATTCCAGCCAGGTACATCCACTCCAACACGGAAGTTGTTGACGAGCGCGACGTTGATGCAGCCGTTAAGCTCACGGTCAAGGTTCTTGAGGAGATTCCGGAGCTTAAGCTCTAA
- the sfsA gene encoding DNA/RNA nuclease SfsA produces the protein MKPVLMKLNVVPCRFVKRLNRFVALVEVNGEIRKALLTNTGRLEEFLIPGRKAFCTPKSGGKTDFVLIAFEDLEGKGAIVDTRTQAKAFERAVELGLVPWLKNCSIKRKEVRLGNSRLDYLFECPGGELYGEMKSAVLRGGKKGEYAMYPDCPTLRGQRHVRELIELVKAGKDAIIFFIGAMPKVEKFRPYEKGDPELARLLREAKRAGVRIEGLSISLIPDGRVILEKPELEIEL, from the coding sequence ATGAAGCCCGTGTTAATGAAGCTCAACGTGGTTCCCTGCAGGTTCGTCAAAAGATTAAACCGCTTCGTGGCTCTGGTCGAGGTGAACGGCGAAATCAGAAAAGCTCTTCTCACGAACACAGGTCGCCTTGAGGAGTTCTTGATTCCAGGACGAAAGGCCTTCTGCACGCCTAAGAGCGGGGGAAAGACGGACTTCGTCCTGATTGCCTTCGAGGATTTAGAAGGCAAGGGAGCGATAGTGGACACGAGAACCCAGGCGAAGGCCTTTGAAAGGGCGGTTGAGCTTGGTTTAGTCCCCTGGCTGAAGAACTGCTCGATAAAGCGGAAGGAAGTTCGCCTCGGCAATTCTCGCCTCGACTACCTCTTCGAGTGTCCCGGTGGAGAGCTCTACGGCGAGATGAAAAGCGCCGTTCTTAGGGGAGGGAAGAAAGGTGAATACGCGATGTATCCTGACTGCCCAACTTTGCGCGGGCAGAGGCACGTTAGAGAGCTGATTGAGCTCGTCAAAGCCGGAAAGGACGCGATAATCTTTTTCATCGGTGCGATGCCAAAGGTTGAGAAGTTCCGGCCCTACGAGAAGGGCGACCCGGAACTCGCGAGGCTTTTGAGAGAGGCAAAGAGGGCAGGGGTTAGAATCGAGGGACTCTCGATTTCTCTTATTCCGGACGGGAGAGTGATTTTAGAAAAGCCAGAGCTCGAGATCGAGCTTTAG
- a CDS encoding DNA-directed RNA polymerase subunit P, whose protein sequence is MVKAIYRCAKCGREVELDLETAREVRCPYCGSKILYKPRPRVARRVKAI, encoded by the coding sequence ATGGTCAAGGCCATATACCGCTGCGCCAAGTGCGGCCGGGAAGTTGAGCTCGATCTCGAAACGGCGAGGGAAGTCCGCTGCCCGTACTGCGGGAGCAAGATACTCTACAAACCCCGCCCGAGGGTAGCCAGAAGGGTCAAGGCCATCTAA
- a CDS encoding 50S ribosomal protein L37ae — translation MGRTVKVGSAGRFGPRYGLKIRRRVAAVEARMKQKHVCPVCGRKAVRRISTGIWQCQKCGATFAGGAYLPTTPAGKVAKRVVASKA, via the coding sequence ATGGGAAGGACTGTTAAAGTTGGTTCGGCTGGAAGGTTCGGTCCAAGGTACGGTCTCAAGATCAGAAGGAGAGTAGCCGCCGTTGAAGCCAGGATGAAGCAGAAGCACGTCTGCCCGGTCTGCGGAAGGAAGGCCGTCAGGAGAATCAGTACGGGCATATGGCAGTGCCAGAAGTGCGGGGCAACTTTCGCCGGCGGTGCCTACCTGCCGACCACCCCTGCCGGAAAGGTCGCGAAGCGCGTTGTCGCTTCCAAGGCCTGA
- a CDS encoding MoaD/ThiS family protein, with protein sequence MIRVKVLGRGIEKEVEWKRGMKVADVLREVGFNTESAIARVNGKVVLEDDPVGDGDYVEVIPVVSGG encoded by the coding sequence ATGATCAGGGTGAAAGTCCTTGGAAGGGGAATTGAAAAAGAAGTCGAGTGGAAAAGGGGAATGAAAGTCGCCGACGTCCTCAGGGAGGTTGGCTTCAACACGGAGAGCGCGATAGCGAGGGTAAACGGAAAGGTGGTCCTTGAGGACGATCCCGTTGGGGATGGGGACTACGTGGAGGTCATTCCCGTCGTTTCAGGTGGCTGA
- a CDS encoding lysine exporter LysO family protein, with the protein MMFLYLVLASLVAGILVGHLFTPDFGNAYEIMLYALIFLIGVDLGLSFSTGELRKVGRKALLLPFLTLTGSILGGLLAALVLGIEMRWGLAIGAGCGWYSLTGPLIAQYSAVYGAVGFLGNLLREILTITLYPLAIRKLNPEKAIVIGGATTMDTTLPIMARFGGKEVALVAFVHGFILTAIVPFLLPLILTLFDY; encoded by the coding sequence GTGATGTTTCTTTACCTCGTTCTCGCGTCGCTTGTTGCGGGGATCCTTGTGGGGCACCTCTTCACTCCAGACTTCGGGAACGCCTACGAGATAATGCTCTACGCCCTCATATTCCTGATTGGAGTGGATCTTGGCTTGAGCTTCAGCACTGGAGAGCTCAGAAAGGTTGGACGGAAGGCCCTTCTCCTGCCGTTTTTAACGCTGACGGGCTCAATCCTTGGCGGACTTCTGGCGGCACTGGTTCTCGGGATAGAGATGAGATGGGGCCTCGCCATAGGGGCTGGCTGTGGGTGGTACTCGCTGACAGGCCCGTTGATAGCCCAGTACTCTGCCGTTTACGGTGCGGTCGGTTTCCTTGGAAACCTTCTAAGAGAAATCCTGACGATAACGCTATATCCGCTTGCAATTCGAAAACTCAACCCGGAGAAGGCCATCGTCATTGGGGGAGCGACGACGATGGACACAACTCTTCCCATTATGGCAAGGTTTGGAGGCAAAGAAGTGGCGCTGGTCGCTTTTGTTCACGGTTTCATCCTGACCGCTATCGTTCCGTTTCTCCTTCCCCTTATCCTCACGCTCTTCGACTATTGA
- a CDS encoding translation initiation factor IF-2 subunit alpha — protein MPRKAREYPEEGEFVVATVKNIHPYGAFLILDEYPGKEGFMHISEVAPTWVKNIRDYVKEGQKVVVKVIRVDPEKGHIDLSLKRVNQQQRKAKLQEYKRAQKAENLLKMAAEKIGKDFETAWREVWVPLEEEYGEVYAAFEDAAQNGIEVLKGLIPDEWLDALKPIIEAYVEIPTVTIDAEFEITVPKPNGIEIIKEALIRARDRANEEKDIDVKFTYQGAPRYRIDITAPDYYKAEEVLESIAEEILRVIKEAGGEATLIRKEKRIRKIKRR, from the coding sequence ATGCCAAGGAAGGCCAGAGAGTATCCTGAAGAGGGTGAGTTCGTCGTCGCCACCGTCAAGAACATTCACCCGTACGGAGCGTTCCTGATACTTGATGAGTACCCCGGAAAGGAGGGCTTCATGCACATAAGCGAGGTGGCTCCAACCTGGGTCAAGAACATCAGGGACTACGTGAAGGAGGGCCAGAAGGTAGTCGTCAAGGTCATTCGCGTTGACCCCGAGAAGGGTCACATAGACCTGAGCCTCAAGAGGGTAAACCAGCAGCAGAGGAAGGCCAAGCTCCAGGAGTACAAGCGCGCCCAGAAGGCCGAGAACCTACTAAAGATGGCCGCTGAAAAGATAGGCAAGGACTTCGAGACGGCCTGGAGAGAGGTCTGGGTTCCGCTCGAAGAAGAGTACGGCGAGGTTTACGCCGCATTCGAGGACGCCGCCCAGAACGGAATTGAGGTTCTGAAGGGGCTCATTCCAGATGAGTGGCTCGATGCGCTCAAGCCAATCATCGAGGCCTACGTCGAGATTCCGACCGTTACCATTGATGCGGAGTTCGAGATAACCGTTCCAAAGCCCAACGGAATCGAGATAATCAAGGAGGCCCTGATTAGAGCCAGGGACAGGGCCAACGAGGAGAAGGACATAGACGTCAAGTTCACCTACCAGGGCGCTCCCCGTTACAGGATTGACATAACTGCCCCGGACTACTACAAGGCAGAAGAGGTTCTCGAGAGCATAGCCGAAGAAATCCTCCGCGTCATAAAGGAAGCGGGCGGAGAGGCGACCCTCATAAGGAAGGAGAAGCGCATAAGGAAGATTAAGAGGAGGTAA
- a CDS encoding RNA-protein complex protein Nop10: MRFRIRKCPNCGRYTLKEICPVCGAKTKVAHPPRFSPEDPYGEYRRRWKREVLGIEVRK; this comes from the coding sequence ATGAGGTTCCGCATAAGGAAGTGCCCGAACTGCGGCAGGTACACCCTCAAAGAGATCTGCCCGGTCTGTGGAGCCAAGACCAAGGTAGCCCACCCACCGCGCTTCTCGCCGGAAGACCCCTACGGTGAGTACAGGCGCAGGTGGAAGAGGGAAGTCCTTGGGATAGAGGTGAGAAAATGA
- a CDS encoding proteasome assembly chaperone family protein → MKETTIYLLERPQLRDPVFIEGLPGIGLVGKLAAEHLIQELNAVKFAELYSPHFMHQVIIKKGSIVELMKNEFYYWVNPDENGRDLIIITGDQQVPPTDSPGHYEVVGKMLDLVQELGVREIITMGGYQVPELQGEPRVLAAVTHEELVDYYKEKLKDCSVEVIWREDEGGAIVGAAGLLLGIGKLRSMYGISLLGESLGYIVDPKAAKAVLTAVTKILGIEVDMTALEERARETEEILRKVQEMQRAMLEQTMPPAPEEEDRGYL, encoded by the coding sequence ATGAAGGAAACTACCATCTACCTCCTTGAGAGGCCCCAGCTGAGGGACCCGGTGTTCATAGAGGGCCTCCCCGGCATAGGCCTCGTCGGAAAGCTCGCCGCGGAGCACCTCATCCAGGAGCTCAACGCGGTAAAGTTCGCCGAACTTTACTCACCGCACTTCATGCACCAGGTCATCATAAAGAAGGGCTCAATCGTCGAGCTCATGAAAAACGAGTTCTACTACTGGGTTAACCCCGACGAGAACGGAAGGGACCTAATTATCATCACCGGTGACCAGCAGGTTCCACCGACGGACAGTCCCGGCCACTATGAGGTGGTCGGCAAGATGCTCGACCTCGTTCAGGAACTCGGCGTCAGGGAGATAATAACGATGGGCGGCTACCAGGTGCCGGAGCTCCAGGGTGAGCCGAGGGTTTTAGCTGCGGTAACCCACGAGGAGCTCGTGGACTACTACAAGGAGAAGCTCAAGGACTGCTCCGTCGAGGTGATCTGGAGAGAGGACGAGGGAGGAGCGATAGTCGGTGCGGCCGGTCTTCTGCTCGGCATCGGCAAGCTCCGCTCGATGTACGGCATAAGCCTGCTCGGCGAGAGCCTCGGTTACATAGTTGACCCCAAGGCAGCGAAGGCCGTTCTGACGGCGGTCACGAAGATACTCGGCATCGAGGTCGACATGACTGCACTGGAGGAGCGCGCCAGGGAGACCGAGGAGATACTCAGAAAAGTCCAGGAGATGCAGAGGGCGATGCTCGAGCAGACAATGCCCCCTGCTCCCGAGGAAGAGGACAGGGGCTACCTCTGA
- the glmM gene encoding phosphoglucosamine mutase has translation MGRLFGTFGVRGIANEKITPEFALKMGMAFGTMLKREGREKPLVVVGRDTRVSGEMLKSALISGLLSVGCDVIDVGIAPTPAIQWATSHFKADGGAVITASHNPPEYNGIKLLEPNGMGLKKEREAVVEEVFFKEDFDRAKWDEIGEVREEDIIKPYIEAIKSRVDVEAIRKRRPFVVVDTSNGAGSLTLPYLLRELGCKVVSVNAHPDGHFPARNPEPNEENLKDFMKIVKALGADFGVAQDGDADRAVFIDENGRFIQGDKTFALVADAVLRENGGGLLVTTIATSNLLDDIAKRNNARVMRTKVGDLIVARALLEHNGTIGGEENGGVIFPDFVLGRDGAMTTAKIVEIFAKSGKKFSELIDELPKYYQFKTKRHVEGDRKAIVAKVAELARERGYEIDTTDGTKILFPDGWVLVRASGTEPIIRVFSEARSEEKAKEYLELGLELLSISTREASG, from the coding sequence ATGGGAAGGCTCTTCGGAACCTTCGGTGTTCGTGGGATAGCCAACGAGAAGATAACCCCGGAGTTCGCGCTCAAGATGGGCATGGCCTTCGGGACGATGCTCAAGCGCGAGGGAAGGGAAAAACCTCTAGTGGTAGTCGGCAGGGACACGAGGGTGAGCGGTGAGATGCTGAAGAGCGCCCTCATCAGCGGTCTCCTCAGCGTCGGCTGTGACGTCATCGACGTTGGAATCGCGCCGACCCCTGCAATACAGTGGGCCACCAGCCACTTCAAGGCCGACGGAGGAGCGGTTATAACCGCTTCACACAACCCGCCCGAATACAACGGCATAAAGCTCCTTGAACCCAACGGTATGGGCCTCAAGAAGGAGCGCGAAGCGGTCGTGGAGGAGGTCTTCTTTAAGGAGGACTTCGACAGGGCGAAGTGGGACGAAATCGGCGAGGTTCGCGAAGAGGACATCATCAAGCCCTACATCGAGGCGATAAAGAGCAGGGTGGATGTTGAAGCAATCAGGAAAAGACGGCCCTTCGTCGTCGTTGACACATCAAACGGCGCTGGTAGTCTGACTCTGCCCTACTTGCTCAGGGAGCTCGGCTGTAAAGTCGTCAGCGTCAACGCCCACCCGGACGGTCACTTCCCGGCAAGGAACCCCGAGCCAAACGAGGAGAACCTTAAGGACTTCATGAAGATCGTGAAGGCCCTCGGTGCCGACTTCGGCGTTGCCCAGGACGGCGACGCGGACAGGGCAGTTTTCATAGACGAGAACGGACGCTTCATTCAGGGCGACAAGACGTTCGCGCTCGTTGCCGACGCGGTTCTCAGGGAAAACGGTGGTGGGCTGCTCGTGACCACGATAGCGACCTCGAACCTGCTCGATGACATCGCGAAGAGGAACAACGCTAGGGTTATGCGCACGAAGGTTGGAGATTTAATCGTTGCCCGCGCGCTCCTCGAGCACAACGGAACCATCGGCGGCGAGGAGAACGGTGGAGTCATCTTCCCGGACTTCGTCCTCGGGAGAGACGGGGCGATGACCACCGCAAAGATAGTCGAGATTTTCGCGAAGAGCGGAAAGAAGTTCAGCGAGCTGATTGATGAGCTACCGAAGTACTACCAGTTCAAGACGAAGAGGCACGTAGAAGGCGATAGAAAGGCGATCGTGGCAAAGGTAGCGGAGCTTGCAAGGGAGAGGGGTTACGAGATAGACACCACCGACGGGACTAAGATACTCTTCCCGGACGGCTGGGTTCTCGTGAGGGCGAGCGGAACCGAGCCGATAATAAGGGTCTTCAGCGAGGCCAGGAGCGAGGAGAAGGCAAAGGAGTACCTTGAGCTGGGGCTTGAGCTTCTTAGTATCTCCACTCGCGAGGCCTCTGGCTAA
- a CDS encoding mannose-1-phosphate guanylyltransferase/mannose-6-phosphate isomerase, with the protein MKTVILAGGKGTRLWPLSRELMPKQFIRFLDDRSLFQKSVERALLFSKPGEIFIVTNRDYRFRVLDDLRELGIEIPEDNILLEPSARNTLPAILWATLRIEEEFGDSVVAVLPSDHLIEVNEAYERAFENAEKLAKDHLVTFGIKPTRPHTGYGYIKPGEKIEEDGRIIGYKVSEFKEKPDLETAKRYVESGYYWNSGMFAFSSSLFIEEVRKHAPDVWEAFEESGDIEEAYNRVPEISIDYGVMEKTDKAAVVPLNTKWSDLGSFDAIYEVLEKDDDGNAVRVRGKNGYHIGVNSKNNLIMTERLTATVGVEDLIIIDTGDALLVARKGESQRVKEVYKALKELGDERVIVHRTAYRPWGSYTVLEEGDRYKIKRLTVLPGKKLSLQMHYHRSEHWVVVRGTAKVIVGDKELLLRPGESTFIPAGVKHRLENPGKVVLEVIETQIGEYLGEDDIVRFDDDFGRA; encoded by the coding sequence ATGAAGACCGTAATCCTTGCCGGAGGAAAGGGGACGAGGCTGTGGCCCCTGAGCAGGGAGCTGATGCCAAAGCAGTTCATCCGCTTCCTCGACGATAGGAGCCTCTTCCAGAAGAGTGTTGAGAGGGCACTTCTCTTCTCGAAGCCGGGCGAGATATTCATCGTAACGAACAGGGACTACCGCTTCCGCGTTCTGGACGATTTAAGGGAGCTAGGCATTGAGATTCCAGAGGACAACATCCTCCTTGAGCCGAGCGCTAGGAACACCCTGCCCGCCATTCTCTGGGCGACGCTCAGGATAGAGGAGGAGTTCGGGGACTCGGTCGTTGCAGTTCTGCCCAGCGACCACCTCATAGAGGTCAACGAGGCCTACGAAAGGGCCTTTGAGAACGCCGAAAAGCTTGCCAAGGACCACCTCGTCACCTTCGGAATCAAGCCGACCAGACCTCACACTGGCTACGGCTACATAAAGCCGGGCGAGAAGATTGAAGAGGACGGAAGGATAATCGGGTACAAGGTTTCAGAGTTCAAGGAGAAACCCGACCTTGAGACTGCAAAGCGCTACGTTGAAAGCGGTTACTACTGGAACAGCGGGATGTTCGCGTTCTCGAGCTCGCTCTTCATCGAGGAAGTAAGAAAACATGCCCCCGACGTCTGGGAGGCCTTTGAGGAGAGCGGTGACATAGAGGAGGCCTACAACCGCGTCCCTGAGATAAGCATAGACTACGGCGTCATGGAGAAGACAGACAAAGCAGCTGTGGTTCCCCTCAACACGAAGTGGAGCGACCTCGGCAGTTTTGATGCAATCTACGAGGTTCTTGAGAAAGACGACGACGGGAACGCCGTAAGGGTTCGCGGAAAGAACGGCTACCACATAGGGGTCAACTCGAAGAACAACCTCATAATGACCGAAAGGCTTACCGCGACTGTCGGCGTTGAAGACCTGATAATCATAGACACCGGCGATGCATTACTCGTGGCGAGGAAGGGCGAGAGCCAACGCGTTAAGGAGGTCTACAAAGCTCTTAAAGAGCTCGGTGACGAGCGCGTCATTGTCCACAGAACCGCCTACAGGCCCTGGGGAAGCTACACCGTCCTTGAAGAGGGCGACCGCTACAAGATAAAGCGCCTGACCGTTCTGCCGGGCAAGAAGCTCTCCCTCCAGATGCACTACCACCGCTCGGAACACTGGGTCGTGGTCAGAGGAACCGCCAAGGTCATCGTCGGGGACAAAGAGCTACTCCTGAGGCCAGGTGAGAGCACCTTCATTCCCGCTGGAGTCAAGCACCGCCTTGAGAACCCCGGGAAGGTGGTCCTTGAGGTCATAGAGACTCAGATTGGCGAGTACCTCGGCGAGGACGACATAGTAAGGTTTGACGACGATTTCGGGAGGGCATGA
- the mpgP gene encoding mannosyl-3-phosphoglycerate phosphatase, whose product MIRVIFLDLDGTLLGDDYSPENARPVIEELLRRGYEVVVNTSKTRFEVEYYLRAWNLETPFIVENGSAVYVPNNYFPPRVVGEFGAKRGKYRVGELGKPYPEIKRALDGLSRRYGLKYYGNSTLDEVKAFTGLPEELAKLAMKREYSETIFRWGKEGFEAELERVGLKVSRGTRFLNVTGNTDKGKGARALLELYSRLGEVESYALGDGENDFPLFEVVDNAFIVGKLSHPKAKHISSIEELLGVIP is encoded by the coding sequence TTGATTAGGGTCATCTTCCTCGACCTCGACGGAACCCTACTGGGAGACGACTACTCGCCAGAAAATGCCCGTCCCGTCATTGAGGAGCTCCTGAGACGGGGCTACGAGGTCGTTGTGAACACCTCAAAGACCCGCTTTGAGGTCGAGTACTACCTGAGGGCATGGAACCTTGAGACGCCTTTCATAGTTGAAAACGGGAGTGCGGTCTACGTTCCGAACAACTACTTTCCGCCTAGGGTCGTCGGTGAGTTCGGGGCGAAACGCGGAAAGTACCGCGTGGGTGAGCTCGGGAAGCCATATCCAGAGATAAAGCGCGCGCTCGACGGCCTCTCCCGGAGATACGGCCTCAAATACTACGGTAACTCGACCCTCGACGAGGTTAAGGCCTTCACGGGCCTGCCCGAGGAGCTCGCAAAGCTCGCGATGAAGCGCGAATACAGCGAGACGATATTCAGGTGGGGGAAGGAAGGATTTGAGGCGGAGCTTGAAAGGGTGGGCCTTAAAGTAAGCAGGGGAACGAGGTTCCTGAACGTCACCGGCAACACCGACAAGGGTAAAGGCGCCAGAGCCCTCCTCGAACTCTACTCCCGCCTCGGCGAGGTTGAGAGCTACGCGCTCGGAGACGGTGAGAACGACTTTCCCCTCTTCGAGGTCGTTGATAACGCCTTCATCGTTGGGAAACTCTCTCATCCAAAGGCTAAGCATATAAGCTCGATTGAAGAACTCCTGGGGGTGATACCATGA
- the mpgS gene encoding mannosyl-3-phosphoglycerate synthase: MLLEAPVYKELFGAVEIYEVQKVIKLDSETRDVGTFTVKNVPREDIYRTLEDIAIVVPMKDEKLQLVDGVLKAIPHQCPIIIVSNSKREGPNIFKQEVDLVKHFYNLTRSRIIMVHQKDPGLTEAFKKTGYTEILEGNSVRSGKGEGMLIGLLLAKAIGAKYVGFVDADNYIPGSVNEYVKDYAAGFLMSESDYTMVRLSWRHKPKVTTKGLYFKKWGRVSEITNRYMNELFGVATNFETNIIATGNAGEHAMSIKLAEIMPFATGYAIEPYELVYLFETFGRWGRGKEEVYDQGVEIFQIETLNPHLHEDKGQEHVKGMILSSLGTIYHSELATENLKKRILEELRVHGLLGENEEPPKPKVMPPVEGIDVNEWMKTLEDEAETLLKFEV, from the coding sequence TTGCTTTTGGAGGCACCCGTTTATAAGGAGCTCTTCGGGGCAGTTGAAATCTACGAGGTCCAGAAGGTCATAAAGCTGGACAGCGAGACGAGAGACGTTGGGACGTTCACCGTCAAAAACGTTCCCAGGGAGGACATTTACCGAACCCTCGAGGACATAGCGATAGTCGTTCCGATGAAGGACGAAAAGCTTCAGCTCGTTGACGGTGTGCTCAAGGCCATTCCCCATCAGTGCCCAATAATAATAGTCTCGAACAGCAAGCGTGAAGGGCCGAACATCTTCAAGCAGGAGGTGGACCTTGTAAAGCACTTCTACAACCTCACGCGCTCGCGGATAATAATGGTTCACCAGAAGGATCCCGGTTTAACCGAGGCCTTCAAAAAGACGGGCTACACCGAGATACTCGAGGGTAACTCCGTGAGGAGCGGTAAGGGGGAGGGCATGCTAATCGGTCTGCTCCTGGCTAAGGCCATTGGCGCGAAATACGTCGGCTTCGTCGATGCCGACAACTACATCCCCGGTTCGGTGAACGAGTACGTCAAGGACTACGCCGCAGGCTTTCTCATGAGCGAGAGCGACTACACGATGGTTCGCCTGAGCTGGCGCCACAAGCCCAAGGTGACGACGAAGGGGCTCTACTTCAAGAAGTGGGGGCGCGTAAGCGAGATAACCAACCGCTACATGAACGAGCTCTTCGGGGTCGCCACCAACTTCGAGACCAACATCATAGCAACGGGAAACGCCGGCGAGCACGCGATGAGCATAAAGCTTGCCGAGATAATGCCCTTCGCGACTGGCTACGCCATAGAACCCTACGAGCTGGTCTACCTCTTCGAGACCTTCGGAAGGTGGGGAAGAGGCAAGGAGGAGGTCTACGACCAGGGCGTCGAGATCTTCCAGATTGAGACCCTCAACCCGCACCTCCACGAGGACAAGGGGCAGGAGCACGTGAAGGGCATGATTCTAAGCTCCCTTGGAACGATTTATCACTCCGAGCTCGCCACCGAGAATCTGAAGAAGAGAATCCTTGAAGAGCTCCGCGTTCACGGCCTCCTCGGCGAGAACGAGGAACCGCCCAAGCCCAAGGTCATGCCTCCGGTTGAGGGGATAGACGTGAACGAGTGGATGAAAACGCTTGAAGACGAGGCCGAGACTCTCCTCAAGTTCGAGGTGTGA